The window ctgtagtacagtggctcatgagataacctgactagtttgtttcccgaaacacagtatcttaaagcagtactaaatttctgcatgttacataggcatattaaaaatcaagaaatatacaccaaagccgcagccacagctttactctgcacagctgcctctgctgcctccacttctccaattgtaccagcaggcagccggggaaggtcagaggggcgctgtgctggctgggcgtgctgaggcacggacaagagccgtaccttgtgcttcagctgtcgcacctcctgcagaacctctctctgttgctgccggatgcaaagttggatccgcaggatccgtagcaatagagctgaaacatacaagagtacataccatatttactcgcacaatttgcatcctcacataatttgctcaccagtataattagccagcctgctttactacaagaaactttttgctcgcatactttgccctccccaacgagcccgagccaccttgccagcacacacacagacacattcgACTttatgatgctctggtcaggcacatctcttgtcgagcacgCGAGTGCAGTTTTACACAAAAttgactgagtgcaaggtcccttcttccatgaacttttatgctttccctagaatatcgaacttgaaaactgaaacctgtttatgtgtagtccgaaatgcctaaaggtttgcctcctatcttcccacctcttctacggcaagaatgtattcccgagacacagcacatatgttgaacgcgtgcaaggacctgtcacatcaactagatgaggcaggtttttgcactcattttttttttttttccggtttcgccatctggccattgcgtttttaccgtttcttgtgataggctacaatatttatatacgaggcagattgctgttataaagcttaccgaagaaaactgaaaccgtgctaccgctaagcacatcagcgtggagttcttcgacatgcaatattcagtatgggagccagcagaagagtgcattgaataagacttagcatagaagcttgggtgtgttggttagatatcggagggaacacaacgcaatagaagactgggacaaggaatggacacacacacacatgaagggcgacacacacagcactgtgttggcatcgcgcttccttgtctgcatatTACTTTATGTTCGGtacccgacaattattggagagtacttatgttctctggtataaccctgtcgtgggaactggtttttgtgagcactgttcggaagaacttcaagaaaatgggggcatttgaacaggtttagcaaacaaatgacaatccgctttgagacagctgtgacagcgtctgcaacatatattcccagttgagcttttaggccagcgattcctactagcttcgcacatgaccggattgacaaaaaaagtacacataatacgccagtatataccgcatttgactctgtagctttgatgaaccaggcagatacacaaatttatccaaaactccattgattctgttgcaaaattattcaacaaacaaattgcgatgttatccatgttactttacgattgtggcactttaccattgcagctttccaggaggcacacatagtgcagcgttagttcaccactcgcagttaattgtatgcagtaggttgctcacagcaactgactgcatgcaatggtgaacatcttgcatgcttgcaccgctgtttcagcatgctggctgcttcccatacggctatcaattgatgttcacaaaattgggaagatgaagaaagactacacagtgccctctggccaccctatactccaaacctccagccaacaaacaaacaaaagaaacagaagtatgcaaatgaatattattcctaatgcagctggaatggagtgtagttttcaccaattctgtgtgttaagtcaatatggagtgagttaactccataaagtagcttttctcataacagtgttcactctattgtaacacaaggagtgacttcatagcatctagaaggaaaaatagaatcttcagtatttgatagaaatgtgaggctctaccttaaaacaacaataatctggaaaaagaactcattacattcgaaaaaaaaaaaaggtagcacagttgatcccctttacaagagacactgatgtaacagacaaacggggataagaggcaccagtgtgcaggctgacatttggcccatcatgcatcaggcactccgtagatgcgcctgtgcagccgaagccctgcagtcaagcatgctgagcaagactgttgaccactgtacaatgacacattgccacaaaatttcaaaacttcatttcagacttctgcaaaagcttcttacactcttgcataatttttgcacaagcttctctccttcttgcgtgattttcgtcagaacatataagtgttggaagctgtatgtccccaaaaacttgcacaatacaaatagcatacattaaagtctatcacttaatacgtgcatagtgtaacaatgaaagataactcacgcatggtttgctccgagccttccccgtgcagtgcctccttgagccttggagagcactgtgcagctagagcaaagtagcatcaatccattgttaatggcaggttaacaagacaacaaaactaacccccatattcataaacgcttccctactcgactttcacccttcacttgacagagttgaacactgtgccgctgctcgtttgaaagcgacgctgcgctactggagaatcacagcagattattgctgacatgcagcaattttctctgcttagagacggcgctcccatcagccatctcaagtgaaggtgaagcgttgagtggagggacgttctagaatacgggggtaagatttgttgcaagaacactacaatagacgcacttaatttttacacttcatctatattgtacagctacacacattctgcatccttataatgcaacatatacatacaggcttataaagtaaacactgtaggctgctcaaataacacctacacaaaaaaattacccaaaagtggccatgcgcaaagtacttttatttgaaactcacaaaacttttgcggtgatggagaataaataagacaggttacgcttggaggcacatgagaccttcgcagctttcataaagtacaaaaaacaatatggtatgtgtgtgtgtatgtacgcatgaagcttcagcctttacatacggttttttgaaagaatcgactatgaattttacggcacctgtgtccttcagcgtaattgaaagcctgctgatcagtgtgtgcaatttgtggaatagttacatggaaaatggcgtgaaacacctaaaatcaaatttttctagctaggaaatatgcagctgtgtatacacaacacatgctgcaaacagtgggaggtgaccacaagagtgatttgagtgtaagcggcagtattccgcattcatgcaccccgccattttcaacttttgcccaaaagcagcaccacttcagcgtgctactttttttttttacatcataaacagctcGGAATACAGCGagaatgaaaacaacatatgcaattaaattttgagcactatttatggtgcgcatgattgattgattgatatgtgtggtttaacgtcccaaaaccactatatgattatgatagacgccgtagtggagggctccggaaatttagaccacctggggttctttaacgtgcacctaaatctgagcacacgggcctacaacattcccgcctccatcggaaatgcagcccccgcagccgggattcgaatcagcgccctgcgggtcagcagccgagtaccttagccactagaccactgcggcggggatggtgcgcatgaaaaaaaaaaaaaaaaaaggcctttgaacaacgacgaattcataatttgccttcacggaccttctgttaggctgcaccacatacagattttttgtggctttcaaaagagatttgaaaaaaataataataaccgtgtttactctcgtcatgagcgcactcactaagtgaccctcatttcagtcgccaaaatttttaatttttttttcttccacatattaaacacacaccttacgttcatccgctgaagtcccacgggctccccccccccccttgccgccttcgctcgctgccacgtgccattttatttttgtttctatttgttcacggaacgtcccctgtcttttttaattatctcttgtaacatatgtggcattatcttcttcccgaggtgccacaggtgctctgctatgtagatgcaccattaaactagtatttttgatcaactgtgcatttctgatgtttaccttgcaagtacgtaaaactggcatgcttcttgatctacgatacacatgtggcttgtctcactttgaaggaaaagttagcatacaatggtgtaaatgcttaatttgaaatattgaggcagcagcacaccggagatgatcatatggtaaagaaacaagtgctgccttattactggcaagttgtcacctatatgtacaaataaattttgcgagctaaaaaagtacaaaagcacagcgaggctatgatgtggttcaacctgtggattcgcttcatttatcacgccatatgatgaaccttcctttggtaaaactgctcagataagaaaaaaagtttgctgtccgaTACAGCAACtctacaaagtgtgcacgtgcatctcgcagcg of the Rhipicephalus microplus isolate Deutch F79 unplaced genomic scaffold, USDA_Rmic scaffold_12, whole genome shotgun sequence genome contains:
- the LOC142783862 gene encoding uncharacterized protein LOC142783862 isoform X3, with the protein product MPLLLRILRIQLCIRQQQREVLQEVRQLKHKVRLLSVPQHAQPAQRPSDLPRLPAGTIGEVEAAEAAVQSKAVAAALRKHLLQIGGRGLREIGVNVMKAVLAHDVQVLYSLHGRKGKRAFVNLRLCRLVTDVICQKAGCDQAEALNFIKR